The genomic DNA AATTATATaatagtgcattttttaaaattcagccgatttgtaaaaaaaaactagagcacattttttctttacgttattttgtgatttttttttctttagtttatgtTTGCCTGACAGGTGGCTGTTCTCCCATCATGCCCTGCGGCTGACCTGCTGCAGCGCCTGGTTCTGCCTCATGTACTCCTCGTGCAGCTTCTCCACCAGGTTGTGGACCATGGACGGCTGGACGTGCAGCAGGACGTCCCACCAGTCGTAGCCCGTCACCATGCAGTACTCCAGCAGGAACAGCAGGTGGCGCAGCGTCGTGTTCATCTCCAGCACCTGTCCCATGGACGGGGACACCCGCAGCATGTGCAGCTGAGtggggacagagacagggacattTGACTGGAGGACGCAGAGACAACGTCCACTGAGACACCAGAAGACACAGAGGCAATATCCACAGAGCCAGCAGAGGACACTGAGACAATGTCCACAGAGACActagaggacacagagacagggacatctaaccagagaagacagagacaaTGTCCACAGAGTTactggaggacagagagacgggGACATTTAACCAGAGGACAAAGAGACGGTCCACAGTGACAGGGGTGCGTGTGTGTCCTCACCTTGCCGTGGTTGTCCACGCCGGCCAGCGCCAGCGAGGTCCAGGAG from Plectropomus leopardus isolate mb unplaced genomic scaffold, YSFRI_Pleo_2.0 unplaced_scaffold10773, whole genome shotgun sequence includes the following:
- the LOC121963302 gene encoding mediator of RNA polymerase II transcription subunit 16-like yields the protein MGVFYGSSSSSSQRPGDESAIKRQRTGGPALHFKALQFSWTSLALAGVDNHGKLHMLRVSPSMGQVLEMNTTLRHLLFLLEYCMVTGYDWWDVLLHVQPSMVHNLVEKLHEEYMRQNQALQQ